In a single window of the Alistipes sp. ZOR0009 genome:
- a CDS encoding sulfatase family protein, translated as MKKRVLGMLGVGTALALPSTEAAAQTSQRPNVIFILADDVGYGDLSCYGEKTVKTPNVEALASRGIRFTDAHAVAATSTPSRYSILTGEYAWRRPDTGVAPGDAGMIIKPEQATLADIFKNAGYKTAAVGKWHLGLGNETGKQDWNNLITPGLADIGFDYSYIMAATGDRVPCVFVENQRVVNLDPNDPIQVSYSAPFAGEPTGKTHPELLTVQRPSHGHDQAVVNGISRIGYMKGGRSALWNDQYIADSITAKAVKFIEENSNHPFFLYFATNDIHVPRVPHPRFVGKSGMGPRGDAILEFDWSVGELMKTLDKLGLTENTIVVLTSDNGPVVDDGYQDQAVELLGKHRPWGPFRGGKYSNFEAGTRIPFLISWPDKVKKGVSNALISQVDLFASFANLLDAKVDGNAAPDSKNLLPVLLGKNENGREYVIEQAGALSITTGEWKYIEPSNRNTYDKYTNTELGNSKEPQLYKIKKDRAEKTNLAAQHPDKVETLGKLLNAEKVKR; from the coding sequence ATGAAGAAAAGAGTTTTAGGGATGCTAGGAGTCGGAACGGCGTTGGCGTTGCCTTCGACTGAAGCAGCAGCACAGACATCGCAGCGTCCTAACGTTATTTTTATTTTGGCCGATGATGTTGGCTATGGAGATTTGAGCTGTTATGGAGAAAAGACGGTAAAAACACCCAACGTAGAGGCGCTTGCTTCGAGGGGCATTCGCTTTACCGATGCCCATGCGGTGGCTGCCACCAGCACTCCCTCGCGCTATTCCATCCTTACAGGCGAGTACGCATGGCGTCGTCCTGATACGGGTGTTGCCCCTGGCGATGCGGGGATGATTATTAAGCCTGAGCAAGCGACCCTTGCTGATATCTTCAAAAATGCAGGCTACAAAACAGCGGCCGTTGGCAAGTGGCACTTGGGATTAGGCAACGAAACGGGCAAACAGGATTGGAATAACCTTATTACTCCCGGCTTAGCCGATATCGGGTTCGACTACTCGTACATTATGGCCGCAACGGGAGATAGAGTTCCCTGTGTCTTTGTGGAAAATCAACGTGTGGTAAATTTAGATCCCAACGATCCAATTCAGGTTAGCTACAGCGCTCCTTTTGCGGGGGAACCCACCGGTAAAACACATCCTGAACTCCTAACCGTTCAGCGTCCCAGCCACGGGCACGATCAGGCAGTTGTAAATGGCATCTCCCGCATCGGATATATGAAAGGAGGGAGGAGCGCTCTTTGGAACGATCAGTATATTGCTGATAGCATAACGGCAAAAGCGGTTAAGTTTATCGAAGAAAATAGCAACCACCCATTCTTTCTCTACTTTGCCACCAACGATATTCATGTTCCCCGGGTTCCGCACCCTCGCTTTGTTGGTAAAAGTGGGATGGGTCCTCGTGGTGATGCTATTTTAGAGTTCGATTGGAGTGTTGGCGAGCTGATGAAAACCCTCGATAAGCTGGGTTTAACCGAAAATACGATAGTTGTGCTTACCAGTGATAACGGTCCTGTTGTCGATGATGGATATCAGGATCAGGCGGTAGAGCTGCTGGGAAAGCACCGTCCTTGGGGGCCTTTCCGTGGTGGAAAGTACAGCAACTTTGAAGCAGGAACTCGAATTCCTTTTCTTATAAGCTGGCCTGATAAAGTGAAAAAAGGAGTTTCTAACGCTCTTATCTCTCAGGTGGACCTGTTTGCCTCTTTTGCCAACCTTTTAGATGCAAAAGTGGACGGTAATGCAGCACCTGATAGTAAAAATCTACTTCCCGTGCTTTTAGGTAAAAACGAAAATGGACGGGAGTACGTAATAGAGCAGGCGGGTGCGCTTTCCATTACTACCGGAGAGTGGAAATATATAGAGCCAAGTAATCGTAATACCTACGATAAGTATACCAATACGGAATTGGGAAATAGCAAGGAACCACAGCTCTATAAAATAAAAAAGGATAGGGCAGAGAAGACGAATTTGGCTGCTCAACATCCTGATAAAGTGGAGACGTTAGGTAAGCTGCTAAATGCAGAAAAAGTAAAGAGATAG
- a CDS encoding cold-shock protein, with translation MNKGVVKFFDETKGFGFIKDSESNKEYFVHVSGLIDRIKENDEVTFELQEGKRGLNAVNVKLA, from the coding sequence ATGAACAAAGGAGTTGTTAAATTTTTTGATGAAACAAAAGGTTTTGGTTTCATTAAAGATTCTGAATCGAACAAAGAGTATTTCGTGCACGTATCTGGCTTAATCGACAGAATTAAGGAGAACGACGAAGTAACTTTCGAACTTCAAGAAGGTAAAAGAGGATTAAATGCCGTTAATGTAAAGCTTGCTTAA
- a CDS encoding arabinogalactan endo-beta-1,4-galactanase — MMKLLIPIVFALCISCSKGRTTSIPGGDATIKGADLSFLPEIEGSNIPFFDPNDVKNDMLSILKQAGCNTIRLRLWHSPADGHSGFQEVANFAARIKSTGLKIWLDIHYSDTWADPAHQTKPDKWINIDKEALKDSIYQYTYRVVSAIKPEIVQIGNEINNGFLWPSGNLSDENNQANFIELLKSGTKGARNASPSSLIMLHFAGIEGSPWFFESLIANNIDYDLVGLSFYPYYHGKDFALLSSTLSRLKKSTGKKVLIAETAYPFTLGWNDNTNNVVGQDSQLMAGYSATPSGQKEFISALIKSIKSAGGDGFCYWGGEWVAFKGSQATNGSSWENQALFDFNNKALPVLDNFRE; from the coding sequence ATGATGAAGCTGCTTATTCCAATTGTTTTTGCTCTCTGTATAAGCTGTAGCAAAGGGAGAACAACCAGCATACCCGGAGGTGATGCCACAATAAAAGGGGCAGACCTCTCCTTTCTTCCCGAGATAGAAGGATCAAATATCCCATTCTTCGACCCAAATGACGTCAAGAATGATATGCTGAGCATACTAAAGCAAGCAGGGTGTAATACTATACGACTACGGCTTTGGCATTCCCCCGCGGATGGGCACAGCGGCTTTCAGGAGGTTGCCAACTTCGCTGCACGAATAAAATCTACAGGCCTAAAAATCTGGCTAGACATCCACTACTCCGACACTTGGGCCGACCCTGCCCATCAAACAAAACCAGACAAATGGATCAACATAGATAAGGAAGCGCTAAAAGATAGCATTTACCAATACACCTACCGAGTTGTTTCTGCAATCAAACCGGAGATTGTACAAATAGGAAATGAAATCAACAACGGGTTTCTTTGGCCTTCGGGCAACTTATCCGACGAAAATAACCAAGCCAACTTTATAGAACTTCTAAAATCTGGGACAAAAGGAGCAAGGAATGCCTCTCCTTCATCTCTAATTATGCTACATTTTGCAGGGATTGAGGGATCTCCGTGGTTCTTTGAATCGCTAATAGCCAACAATATAGACTACGATTTAGTTGGACTATCCTTTTATCCGTACTATCACGGTAAAGATTTTGCACTTCTTTCATCAACCCTATCGAGGCTTAAAAAGAGCACAGGTAAAAAGGTACTTATTGCAGAGACAGCCTACCCGTTTACTCTTGGATGGAATGACAATACCAATAATGTTGTAGGACAAGACAGCCAGCTGATGGCTGGCTATAGCGCAACGCCTTCAGGACAAAAAGAGTTTATTTCGGCTCTCATCAAAAGTATAAAAAGTGCCGGAGGAGATGGATTCTGCTACTGGGGCGGCGAATGGGTAGCCTTTAAGGGATCTCAAGCAACCAATGGCTCATCGTGGGAAAACCAAGCATTATTCGATTTTAATAATAAAGCGCTCCCTGTTCTCGATAATTTTAGAGAATAA